tttgtttaataaaataatattatattaaagttttaattactaaatttcaaaattgataaatattaaaCCAATTTGTGACTCAAATCTACAATAAACAATTTGGTGGGTCATTCCAAATAGaagttttattaatataaatttaatggGTCATTCCAATTTGATAATAATTAgtttttgaaatatatattttttattaatataattgttatAAATTTTAATGCCTTTATGTAATTACAATAGAAGTTTTATTAaaaaacttttaaattaaaaaattactatattaatatttaaaaatattttacatttttattattaaatttaaaattacatTATTTATACCTTCTAAATTATATTATACTTAcaagaattttaaattttgaattatataatttaatagtaTTTCAATAGTATAAAAGCAAGACTTGCAACTGTAGAGTAATACATTAAAATTTACATATTTCCATCTTATATAACACGTCCGTAAttagtgtaaaaataataatttagttCGTACCAAATGTTAAAATTTGTAAACCCAATATGCTAGCTTTGAAAACCTCCTTTCAATCTAATTTAAATATGGAACAACAGTTTTATTTCAATTcccaaaaaaataaatgaaagagaATGGAAAATGACTTGTTCTGATATCAATTATTACCTAATAATTGCCACATTAAAACTTTCTGAAAACAAGAATCAAAATTCATGGCTTTAAGGTGTACTTGCCAGGTTGACTGTAGGTTTCCTCCAATTGCTCCTTTTTCTCCATTCTGAAACTTCGGATCCTCAGTTCCTCCGGGAATGCTGTATCTTTGTAGTCGATTCTCTCAATCAGCCAGCCCTTGTTCTTTATTGATCCTCCAACTTTTACCTATTTCCAAAACCACACTGTTATTACCATATTGTTCAACTGAACTAAATTGTCCATCCAACACAAATAGTTTACTTGCACATTTACAAGCAGAGAAGGATTTGAGCTAATGATGACAATGGGTGAACGGCATAAATAATGAAGCGACAGGGAAAGCACTGATCAAGTCAGAGTTATCAAGCAAGAAGAATGTAAGAAAATTGAAGTCATGAACAACATCCAAAACATGGAATTGAATAGCAAATCTAATAAACATTGTGGCAAAAGAGTGCAAGGGAATGGATTAAACAACTGTCAACTGTCAATTTATCGTCAATGGCATACCTCTGCACCATCAGTTGAATTGATGATAAGAGCTCCATCCAAGGTTAGGTTTTCAAGAAAGATATCACGCCCCTTAAGGGCCATGGTAGACCTTTGAGAAATAGAGCAACTTCCACTAACTTTGCTTTTGATCTCAGCAAAAGTGACCCCCCATTTAGGCTTCCAAGTAACCCGTGGCCACACTTCCACCTCTTGGCCGTTGAAAACCTGTTGCACAGGATCCTCCACTTGGACCCCCGCCTAGCAAACggacaaaaattattaaaaataagatgAGAGACAGAATTAGAGTGAAAAACATGCTAAAGAACGAGAAAATTTATATCTGAGTTTTAGCAGAACAACATGCTCACCTTTTTAAGGATGAGACTGTTCGCACGATATATGGCCATTTCTCCAGAAGTTGCACTGTGATATGGGTTTCCTTTTGGTACCTTAGCAGCATCTTCAGGGTTGTTTTTCACTGGTGCATAAGCAAGCCACGTATCCATTACCTACACAGTCACATTACATCAGGTAAATGATGAGCATATATTTACATTAGTAGCAAATTCATTCACAGAACCACAAGAGAAGTAGGATCCTATCTGACGTAAGACAGGAAGTGAGGCCTATTAACACTAAAAAGACTCAAGTGAAATTATAAGAAAGGATTCAAACCACCAATTACCGTAAATCCGACTCTTGCTGATGGAGGCAATGTTTTAGGATAGTCTTGCATCATACACTCTAGTCGAGTTGAGGACTTAAATGATGTTTTACTAGCATCTTTATACCTGCAGTAACATAGGGCAAAACAGATGACATATTCACTCGCTTTCTTCTTTAGAAGGAACAAAATATATGAAAACAGAAATTATAAGGTTTTGGTGAACAATTTACTTGGGGTTAACAAATTCCTTAATAGCACCTCCTGTTTTGGTGAGCTCCTTAATGTATGGACCAAGCTCCAAAATCAACTGGTAAACAGAAACAAAAAAAGAACAGGATACGGAGGGAGAGTGCAATTAGACAATGAATGAAACATTTTCAATTAGAAAATGAACGGAACATTTTCTACATATGTATGAGAGGTTCCACAGCAAAAACCAGATCAAATTTAATGAATATCACAATGATAATGAAGATTTCAGCAGGTGTAAAATATATTGATTCTTTGCACTTCCAACCATATCAATTACAAAAGTAAAGAATCCTCGTTATAACACTAGACATCTTCCTAGAAGTGAAACATCTAAATAATGAATTTGAGCTGGAAAATTACTTGGTTTATATTTCCTGGAAAAGGAGAATAACCGGTCTCACAATTAACATCTCCATCTGGATGTCCGGTGGCTCTAAGCAGAGGATCAAGCTGATTGTATTCCACGTTGATCACCATTGATCTCCCTGAAGTTAATTTCATGGTGCATTACTAATAATGAAGCATTAGGGTCTTTGACGCCCAAAATACCAATCATAGAACAGTTTTCATATAGACATGTATAATATATCATATACAAGAAAATGAAAGGAGATTTTGGGGGAGGAAAAGACATAATTTGCATTATCCTATATATTGTAAAAGAACTTTAACATGTACAAGCACAAAGAAGAAGTTGGcactagaaaaataaaaaattactgaaatgtaGACCTTTTTTTAGTTGAATGCCATCATCCCTAGAGAAATAGGTTATAAGCATATAAAGAATTCTAGCTTCCAATAGTTATAGAAGTTTCAGTCTTGTATATAAATACCATCACTATGAGTGAGTTTAGTAATTCCTCCAATAGCTTCTTTTGCTTTCCGTGGAACAGCAAGAGAATTGACATGGTACTCTTTAGTTGCACTGACTCCAAGGGAAGCTGGAATTGCCTACATTGAAATAGTAATTTTTTATTTCTACCAGTTTTACACTGCTGACATAagaaaattatagataaaatCATGGAAATCGAGATTCTAACCTTGAACAACAGTCCATTTGTGTCTTGGAAAAAGATAACCCATCTCGATCCGGAATCATGCCTAACAAAAAGTGAAGATAAAAGTTTAACATGGTGGAATATAAAAAGAATTATACATTAAACCAATTTCCAGAGACTGATAGTTGACTTTTCTATGCGATGTCACTGACCTAGTATAAATAAAATTTGAGACGATTAAGGTCAAGAAGCACTAGAAAATGGATTATTTATAAGTGTATGGTAGCTAGTTAAGAGAGCCACATGGATGTTATAGCTTAATGTGGGTTTGAGACCAACATTGTTTTAGTCTTACTACCATAAAGAGATGCAAGGACAAGGGCATCATATAAGGAGTTTCTGTGCATTAAGAAATAAGTTTTTGACAACAGGCAAATCTAAATGTAAAGATAACTTGCAAAGGCATGAGAAGAGTATTTGAGAGACATACCATACATTCAGAAGGCCGCTAGAATAAAGAAGTGAGTGTACATCACCATGGCCATGAGGTTTTGTCTAAAAAGACcagaaaagagaaaagagaagAACCTAATGGCTTTAGCAATCAAAATATAAGCATGTTTTTATACGGCGTTTATTGGGACTACCTGAATTTTGTATTTGTTATGAGGGTCCAAAGCAAGCCTAGCATCATTATCATCTAAGCATGCAACTTTTTCCTGCAAGCAAATACACAAGATAAAGCACCTAACAACAGCTGTCACCAACCACACATCAATGAGAGATAACATACCTGCTTAAGAAGTTTAACTTGTGAAGGTTTCATCCCAAAATAAGAATTTGATTCTAAAAGGTCCACCGTAGAGGTATGTGTGTCATCTGATGTCATGATAACAAAAGGAATCTCCTTTTGACATGTACCTTAATTTAAGACACACTCAGGAGTTAGAGAGCAAATAAGTTGTAAAATGCAACAATCAATAAAATATTTTCTGAAGGCTTCAAGGttaattgtttttctttttacttaTTGAGGCAAATATGTTGACCTAGGCACTTCAAACATAAGAAAATGGTTGTAAGAATATGAACTGCTTATGCTAGTGAGATGAAAGAGACTGGTTAAATAAATAAGTTCATTAGCTATAGTTGGTTACAAAGAAAACAATACAGCCTGACTTGGAACTCTTTTCTACTTGTTCACTCTATCAATTTTCCTAATAAAATGATGGCCATTTTACAGGTAAAGTGGTAAATTCTTGTCTTATTTGAAAGTGGCTTTTCTGATGATGCTCAATAATCTCCCATTGGCTGCTGCAATCAACAGTGCTGAAGGAAAATAACACTTAATCTTTCATGATTAAGTCAAGGACAAAAAGCTCAAAAGGCTTTTTAATGCGGAAGGCCTCCTAACAAATGAGATATCACACAAACCTTGTATGAACCAACTACTAGCTTTCCTGATGAACCGGAATAGACTCAATATACAAAAAGTTCAAAAAGGCTATATTTAATGTGGAACGCCTCCTAACAACTGAGATACCATGCCTACCTTGTGTGAGACGACTGCTAGCTTCTTGAAGAGCCAGAATGGACTCAATGTAGAGTTGTAAGAAACATGTTCCAGTTGTGGTCTCTGCAGGAAGTGCCACCTACAAGATGTCAAGAGTAGCTAGTCAAATATGTTGTTTGTAGAGCAAAAGTAGTCAAGGGTGTAGGAACAGGCTTAACCAAAACGATGCAAAAAATGTGATTAATCCTCTTCAGAAAGgggcaaagaaaagaaaaatattaacAGTTGGTCTATAGGTTATATACCTTAATTCCATTGTATCCTAGACGTTCACCAAGCCCACCCGCAACAAGAACAAATGCTGCGTTTTTGGCTTCTTTGACACCAACATCCTCAAATTTGATGAAATTGTCATCACCAAGAGAGAGAACTTCTCCAGTTGGGACCTGCAAAAAGAATTACTA
Above is a genomic segment from Gossypium arboreum isolate Shixiya-1 chromosome 8, ASM2569848v2, whole genome shotgun sequence containing:
- the LOC108467534 gene encoding UDP-sugar pyrophosphorylase-like; amino-acid sequence: MASGLTTADSTAKLLSDLKIDAGDWPPSLVKNLHLLSPDQIQLGKMLLEMGQSHLFQHWAEPGVDDDQKKAFFTQLSKLNSSYPGGLASYIKTARELLADSKAGKNPYDGFTPSVPTGEVLSLGDDNFIKFEDVGVKEAKNAAFVLVAGGLGERLGYNGIKVALPAETTTGTCFLQLYIESILALQEASSRLTQGTCQKEIPFVIMTSDDTHTSTVDLLESNSYFGMKPSQVKLLKQEKVACLDDNDARLALDPHNKYKIQTKPHGHGDVHSLLYSSGLLNVWHDSGSRWVIFFQDTNGLLFKAIPASLGVSATKEYHVNSLAVPRKAKEAIGGITKLTHSDGRSMVINVEYNQLDPLLRATGHPDGDVNCETGYSPFPGNINQLILELGPYIKELTKTGGAIKEFVNPKYKDASKTSFKSSTRLECMMQDYPKTLPPSARVGFTVMDTWLAYAPVKNNPEDAAKVPKGNPYHSATSGEMAIYRANSLILKKAGVQVEDPVQQVFNGQEVEVWPRVTWKPKWGVTFAEIKSKVSGSCSISQRSTMALKGRDIFLENLTLDGALIINSTDGAEVKVGGSIKNKGWLIERIDYKDTAFPEELRIRSFRMEKKEQLEETYSQPGKYTLKP